One part of the Candidatus Poribacteria bacterium genome encodes these proteins:
- a CDS encoding DUF4268 domain-containing protein, whose translation MMERFRTWHEVLMERLSDPEDVIGYLEVSLEEYLDDGDKAFFLKGIKNVIEAQGGILSVSEHADIDPRFLSDIVNNGSMPPFHILSSIFTSFGAEAPINLPPTNIMSDTGAHRALGTSGKTVSKQVTEKNFTEKENFTERQLQNIKYWKRLSEHLDRRDSWLQPPTVNASHYRDLQIGIKGFSLRARQTIKRKEISAALVMRGANAIGHFYSLRVQEEEIERDFGDKLEWWARAKSEKRVAFRNRDADPTDKKDWHNQHEWLADTLEKLYAVFHPRLEKLTMGFRS comes from the coding sequence ATGATGGAACGCTTTAGAACATGGCATGAAGTTTTAATGGAACGCCTTTCTGATCCAGAAGATGTTATCGGCTATCTTGAAGTTTCTCTTGAAGAATATTTAGATGATGGCGACAAAGCATTTTTTTTAAAGGGAATAAAAAATGTCATAGAAGCACAAGGTGGGATTCTGAGCGTATCGGAACATGCAGACATTGATCCGAGGTTTCTTTCAGACATTGTAAACAATGGATCTATGCCACCTTTCCATATTCTGAGTTCAATTTTCACATCTTTTGGAGCGGAGGCTCCTATTAATCTACCTCCGACAAACATAATGTCCGATACAGGGGCACACCGCGCATTAGGGACTTCAGGTAAAACGGTATCTAAACAAGTTACAGAGAAAAATTTTACTGAAAAGGAAAATTTTACCGAAAGACAATTACAGAATATTAAATACTGGAAAAGGCTATCCGAACATTTAGACCGGCGAGACAGTTGGTTACAACCCCCAACGGTTAATGCCTCTCATTACCGAGATTTGCAGATTGGCATAAAAGGTTTCTCGTTAAGAGCAAGGCAGACTATTAAGCGTAAGGAAATCAGTGCTGCGTTGGTCATGAGGGGTGCAAATGCGATAGGTCACTTCTACTCGTTAAGGGTGCAGGAAGAAGAAATTGAGAGAGACTTTGGTGACAAATTGGAATGGTGGGCAAGGGCAAAATCTGAGAAACGCGTGGCTTTCAGAAATCGAGATGCAGATCCTACCGATAAGAAAGATTGGCATAATCAACACGAATGGTTGGCTGATACCCTTGAAAAATTATATGCCGTATTCCATCCGCGACTTGAAAAACTAACGATGGGGTTTAGGTCTTAG